A stretch of the Osmerus mordax isolate fOsmMor3 chromosome 12, fOsmMor3.pri, whole genome shotgun sequence genome encodes the following:
- the tomm5 gene encoding mitochondrial import receptor subunit TOM5 homolog, with product MLKLEGLGPKMDPEEMKRKMREDVVSSVRNFLIYIALLRVTPYVLKKLDSI from the exons ATGTTAAAATTAGAAGGTTTAGGGCCCAAAATGGACccagaggagatgaagaggaaaaTGCGCGAGGACGTCGTGTCGTCTGTGCGCAACTTTCTCATCTATATTGCCCTTCTTCGAGTCA CACCATATGTTCTGAAGAAACTGGACAGCATATGA
- the LOC136954365 gene encoding zinc finger and BTB domain-containing protein 5-like, whose amino-acid sequence MDFPGHFEHIFKQLNHQRIHGQLCDCVIVVGSQRFQAHRSVLAACSTHFRALLGTVEGDKGVGGGRKVTDGGGVAVVGLDLGVVTPEAFASLLDMIYTSTLTLGSSNVMDVLLAASHLHLNSVVKACKQHLSSHNFPTSPPSGWRLTTQQQFSHTGEQHNMKESQSPSGTVANSKQQRSALLQELGLTLVTSALEGSLDLGEAGVEAGLEEGRDGRAEAGVGVEQKTGFPTTRLHKRKSASPQALQEERPTSRQRPCWLSEGGCRAGSLDSLKTDEGLYLERGGAEEEEVEEKYEAPGRGIEQEEVQLPTQSDCGVGGAQGDEGEGHPDVDEGIMVKVKVGEEGEEEEEEKMEVVEVKSEHLSTAYSDPLGISSNPPSPLEDNSDHLDEEPNREETSPDPPAQNTDEGDSLTDTDGLDSLQDLGLSCILNPSSESSSGAVDAERILHTSVKGAQSVCGEADGSSQDPDANNASSSSSLGFPVASVPMQQLLSGQPHSFTEAFFLQPSKSSPAGFLKGLRPEMGPSSLGSLSVQPALPHSSRDKTSRQGQGGGLARPSLRRILPKVDPYSEVQADQIDPPPGGAPPAPVALPMASEEVLSKCKKALMEHNVLVVEGARKYACRICSKTFLNLTDCRKHIRVHTGEKPYACLKCGKRFSQSSHLYKHSKTTCLRWQGAHLL is encoded by the coding sequence ATGGACTTCCCTGGCCACTTTGAGCACATCTTCAAGCAATTGAACCATCAGCGTATACACGGTCAGCTCTGCGATTGTGTGATTGTGGTAGGCAGCCAACGCTTCCAGGCGCATCGCTCCGTCCTGGCTGCCTGCAGTACTCACTTCCGGGCCCTTCTCGGCACTGTGGAAGGGGACAAGGGTGTAGGAGGGGGTAGGAAAGTCACGGATGGAGGTGGGGTGGCAGTAgtggggctggacctgggggtAGTGACTCCAGAGGCTTTCGCCTCCCTGTTGGATATGATCTACACCTCCACCCTAACTCTCGGCTCATCCAATGTGATGGATGTCTTGCTGGCTGCATCCCATCTGCACCTCAACTCTGTAGTCAAGGCCTGCAAGCAACACCTTTCCTCTCACAACTTCCCCACTTCGCCCCCTAGTGGCTGGAGGTTAACTACGCAGCAGCAGTTCAGCCATACAGGTGAGCAGCACAACATGAAGGAGTCTCAATCGCCGTCCGGAACTGTGGCCaattccaaacagcagaggtCTGCCTTGCTCCAGGAGCTAGGGCTCACCCTGGTCACCTCTGCCTTGGAGGGAAGCCTGGACCTCGGGGAGGCCGGGGTAGAGGCAGGCCTGGAGGAAGGTAGGGACGGGAGGGCAGAAGCGGGTGTCGGAGTGGAGCAGAAGACAGGCTTCCCCACCACACGTCTTCACAAACGGAAGTCTGCTTCGCCCCAGGCGCTTCAggaagagagacccaccagcaGACAGAGACCCTGCTGGCTGTCTGAGGGGGGCTGCAGGGCAGGGTCTCTGGACTCACTAAAGACAGACGAGGGCCTCTActtggagagaggaggtgccgaggaggaggaagtggaggagaagtATGAGGCACCGGGGAGAGGAATAGAACAAGAGGAGGTGCAGCTGCCCACCCAATCGGATTGTGGCGTGGGAGGGGCACAGGGAGACGAGGGAGAAGGTCACCCAGATGTGGATGAAGGGATAATGGTGAAAGTGAaggtgggagaggaaggggaggaggaggaggaggagaagatggaggttGTTGAGGTGAAGAGTGAACACCTCAGCACGGCTTATTCAGACCCACTTGGCATCTCTAGCAACCCTCCATCCCCACTGGAGGACAACAGCGATCATCTAGATGAAGAACCAAACAGAGAGGAAACATCTCCTGATCCCCCTGCACAAAACACAGACGAAGGGGACAGTTTAACTGACACCGATGGCCTAGACAGCCTTCAAGACCTGGGCCTTTCCTGCATTCTCAACCCCAGCAGTGAGAGTAGCAGTGGTGCAGTTGACGCTGAAAGGATCCTTCATACCAGCGTGAAAGGAGCTCAGTCTGTATGTGGAGAGGCCGACGGGTCGTCTCAAGACCCAGACGCAAACAAcgcctcgtcctcttcctctcttgggTTCCCAGTGGCCTCTGTTCCCATGCAGCAGCTTCTCTCTGGCCAGCCACACAGTTTCACTGAAGCCTTCTTCCTCCAGCCCAGTAAGAGCTCCCCGGCGGGGTTCCTGAAGGGCCTCAGGCCAGAAATGGGACCCTCTTCCCTGGGTAGCCTCAGCGTGcagcctgccctcccccacTCGTCCAGGGACAAGACCTCCAGACAAGGACAAGGAGGCGGTTTAGCGCGGCCATCTCTGCGTCGCATCCTTCCCAAAGTGGACCCATACTCCGAGGTCCAAGCGGATCAGATCGATCCCCCACCAGGGGGCGCTCCCCCAGCTCCCGTTGCCCTCCCGATGGCCTCGGAGGAGGTCCTCTCCAAGTGTAAGAAGGCTCTCATGGAACACAACGTCCTGGTCGTCGAGGGAGCCCGGAAGTACGCGTGCCGCATCTGCTCCAAGACCTTCCTGAACCTGACCGACTGCAGGAAGCACATCCGCGTTCACACGGGGGAGAAGCCCTACGCGTGCCTCAAGTGCGGCAAGCGATTCAGCCAGTCCTCCCACCTCTACAAGCACTCCAAGACCACCTGTCTACGCTGGCAGGGGGCTCATCTGCTCTGA